GTTGCTACACCGGTATCACTAGAGACTTTCAATTCTATCTTGAAcctaaaaaagattttaaaaattgtaatatttatttaattatgttataaaaaataattcattatatgCAAATATTAAACCTTGTTGTTGGGTACTTGGATGGTTGTTTGCATTCTCCACAagtgtatggatttcccttttTGTAACTTTCTTTTGACATCTCTCACATGCAACATGATTTCAACCAAACATATCGTCGATCTCATTGACTGTTGCATGAATTGTGAACACaatatcctattattttatatatgttaaaactaagaaaaaaatcaagtatTATTGAATTTATGAATATGAAAGTCATGGTAGGTTAGCATACTTGTGATTCTGATACTCATTTCATGGACATTATATATTGCAaagatcttctattttttttacattctctTGTTACTATCAATGTTGGCAGAACTTGAAGAAaatagttcttttattttatgttgcttcattttttaactacatcaatcaaagaattagaaaaaaactaacgattttgtttgttgaatgttacaaaatgtataataaaataaaataaaagaaggaagtTCATTTTACCCTATTTTGAACTTTGCACAATCAAGATTGTCTAGGTTGATATAGATCTTTGTACTTGAAGTTGAGTTGATTGAATTACTCATCtgaaaacaattattaaaatataattggtagtaaattaaaattataatagtaaataaaatataaacaaatattgtAAGTAAATAGTATGATATagacttaattaaattaaaactatttatttattaaataagttgaactaaaaataatacttaagataataaagaaacatctcaaataaataaataaatatcaaattaaataaacatgctagtataaaaataaagagataggAAATTAtagatcaatttttattttaatgttatttaaagattatatatatatatatatatatatatatatatatatatatatatatatatatatataaaacttaatataaaaattaaatttagaaaaataatttcaatttccatAATGAAATGACATATGATAATCATTTAATGTAAACATTAAGTACAATTTAACCATCCATTTATCTAGTTATCCatatttttttgctgaattatctatatatataaagaatagtaagaaaagaaaagatatattttttgaggCTATGTTTGTCcacaaaataactttatttctgAAAATAACCGATTAAAAAGGGAGatgtgaaaatataatattttatattacattctatcgtgtaaaaaatatatatattgatgaattatacaaaattattattaacaaaatttataattaatgacaAAGTGAGgataatatatttactttttttgtacaaggtttttttatattgtgAATAACATTGAAGAagggagaaggaaaaaagaagtgAAATAAATTGATAGGTTAATTAAGATAGATTATACCTGCTTAATAACAAAGCAACCGTGTGTGGACAAGACATAATCAATCAATGCCAGTTAGTCTGGTGACTTTGTCGATCGTGTAAAAGCAAAAccattaaaacatttttttaagaccTTAATCAATCATGGAAAGCAAGCCATGGTTTtgttataaaagaaagaaaggaggtAGGTTAACAACATGGTGtattttcatttctctttttccaAACATGGAAAGCAAAGCCATCTGTTTCTGCATCAGAGTGCGCAAAAGCAAGAGCAAGGAAAGCAAAGTGAAAGATTTAGAGAAACTCTCCCATGTCAAGCCTAATCACAAGGGAAAAACCAAAGGGTGTACTTCAACAACTCCTGTTGGTGATGGTGGTGGCATCAATGTTCATGGAGCCAACACAGTTGCTAACAATGATGTAGGAGTAGCTGCTGCTGAGATGACTGCAGCTCATACCTCTTTGATGAGTGCCAATGGAGTTCAAGATGGAAGTGGTCATGGTCATGGGGGTGAATCTGGGGCAGATGGTGATGTTGGCTGAAATTtcatactaaaatatttttgtgaagcAGAAAACTTAGATGCAGTTCTTTAAATGTTTTTGGATGTTTTTGGTAttgttattgaattataattgttgATCTTTAATGCAAACATTTGTCGCACATGTTATTGAAGTGAAACTCCAATTCTGATAAGAAAGTAAGACAAAAATGCCTTAGGAACTACTTCTAAGCTTTATCATTCTTTTAATGCTTGATTGCTTCCTATGGATTGGTTTTACATGTTTGGAGTAAGACTACGAATCAGGAACAACATGGTTCTGCATTGCAATTGCTTGcctatttctcttttattagtTTTCTACAGTTGCATATGAGATCTCAATTAGGTGGAGACATAAATTCCCTCCTTTATCAGTAGTATATGGTTGATGGTTCTGCTTTTCACATCAACACTGGCAAGAATAAGCTGCTGCTTTCTGAATGGACTTTAAGAATTGGACCCAATTACTACAAAATTGATGGCTGACATTGTGCTAGAGACCATACCATCATTTCGAGATGATTTCAATTGACGTAAAAGtaagtataaaattatatgtgaTACATTAAGAAAAGGAttacttatcttttaattttaatcttttagaccttaatttttatatttaaactttttcatGTAATTTGTCTTGTAAACAATTTATGTTGTACAACAAGTAAAAGCCATTTTAATTAAATCCATGAGCCCACGGGACTCACTGCTACCTGACTCCATGCATAGATGTGACATAAGTGAGTAATCACATTAGTGAGTTTGACGTCAAACTT
The genomic region above belongs to Glycine max cultivar Williams 82 chromosome 14, Glycine_max_v4.0, whole genome shotgun sequence and contains:
- the LOC100305944 gene encoding uncharacterized protein LOC100305944 — encoded protein: MESKPWFCYKRKKGGRLTTWCIFISLFPNMESKAICFCIRVRKSKSKESKVKDLEKLSHVKPNHKGKTKGCTSTTPVGDGGGINVHGANTVANNDVGVAAAEMTAAHTSLMSANGVQDGSGHGHGGESGADGDVG